One window from the genome of Pseudomonadota bacterium encodes:
- a CDS encoding DUF484 family protein — MNDRDLPLPLDDPLPTEPQVASFLREHPEFLTRHPALLAEMRVPHLAGGTVSLIERQVEVLREQQRFLDQGYRELIRIARDNEDLKGRLHRLTLRLLRVRGLKSFLTALREGLADEGRAEISGLLVFARPTPGPREAIRSFVGEEGPERAAFVDLLRAGQPVCGTPEAAQGAALFGAEAREVRSAALVPLGCRHWTGILGAGSRDPDRYPAGLGVEFLAQLGQVTSAILDPYLPGPRRRPRNRVVP; from the coding sequence GTGAACGATCGCGACCTCCCGCTGCCCTTGGACGATCCCCTGCCAACCGAGCCTCAGGTGGCCAGTTTCCTGCGCGAGCACCCGGAGTTCCTGACCCGCCACCCGGCCTTGCTCGCCGAGATGAGGGTTCCGCACCTCGCCGGTGGCACCGTGTCGCTCATCGAGCGCCAGGTGGAGGTCTTGCGCGAGCAGCAGCGTTTTCTCGACCAAGGGTACCGCGAGCTGATCCGGATCGCCCGTGACAACGAAGACCTCAAGGGCCGCCTGCATCGGTTGACCTTGAGGCTACTGCGCGTCAGGGGCTTGAAGTCGTTCCTCACCGCACTACGGGAGGGCCTCGCCGACGAGGGCCGGGCCGAGATCAGCGGGCTTTTGGTGTTCGCACGACCCACGCCGGGGCCCCGGGAGGCGATCCGGTCATTCGTGGGGGAGGAAGGCCCCGAGCGCGCGGCGTTCGTCGACCTCCTCCGCGCCGGACAGCCGGTGTGCGGCACGCCGGAAGCGGCGCAAGGGGCGGCCTTGTTCGGTGCAGAGGCCCGGGAGGTGCGCTCGGCGGCCCTGGTGCCGCTCGGCTGCCGCCATTGGACCGGGATACTCGGGGCCGGCAGCCGTGATCCGGACCGCTACCCGGCGGGCCTCGGGGTCGAGTTCCTGGCCCAACTCGGCCAGGTGACGAGCGCCATCCTGGACCCCTACCTGCCAGGCCCCCGCCGGCGGCCCCGTAACCGGGTCGTGCCATGA
- a CDS encoding tetratricopeptide repeat protein: protein MSDPFGEVNEADFSTRVIERSRELPVMVDFWAPWCAPCRMLTPILARIAGDYAGRMELVAVNIDENLDLARTYRVQSIPLVQLYRDGAVVEEFLGAQPEGVIRALLERHIERASDRAREAARAALARGEARHAEALLREALAADPDNDRLPPDLAGLLTETGRFDEADEILAGLPAARALDEDIAALRARIKYGRLAAQAPPEERLRQAIAADPGDCEARYRLAARLIMEHSFEAALEQLLEVVRRDRAYGDDAARKAMLEVFALMGGEGPVVKRYRALLSSLLY, encoded by the coding sequence ATGTCGGACCCCTTCGGCGAGGTTAACGAGGCGGATTTTTCTACCCGCGTCATCGAGCGCTCGCGTGAGCTGCCGGTCATGGTGGATTTCTGGGCGCCGTGGTGTGCCCCGTGCCGCATGCTCACCCCGATCTTGGCCAGGATCGCTGGAGACTACGCGGGCCGGATGGAGCTGGTCGCCGTCAACATCGATGAAAACCTCGATCTGGCCAGGACCTATCGAGTCCAGAGCATCCCCCTGGTCCAGCTCTATCGTGACGGCGCGGTCGTCGAAGAGTTCCTGGGGGCGCAACCGGAGGGGGTGATCCGCGCGCTCCTGGAACGGCACATCGAGCGCGCCTCCGATCGCGCGCGAGAGGCTGCTCGAGCAGCCCTGGCGCGCGGGGAGGCCAGGCACGCCGAGGCTCTGCTGCGCGAGGCCCTGGCCGCCGATCCCGACAACGACCGGTTGCCGCCGGACCTTGCGGGGTTGCTCACCGAGACCGGACGCTTCGACGAGGCCGACGAGATCCTCGCTGGGCTTCCGGCCGCACGCGCCCTGGACGAGGACATCGCAGCACTTCGGGCCCGCATCAAGTACGGGCGGCTCGCGGCCCAGGCACCGCCCGAAGAACGGTTGCGCCAGGCCATCGCCGCTGACCCTGGCGACTGCGAGGCACGCTATCGATTGGCCGCCCGCCTGATCATGGAGCATTCCTTCGAAGCTGCCCTGGAACAGCTCCTGGAGGTGGTGCGGCGCGACCGGGCGTATGGAGACGATGCGGCCCGCAAGGCCATGCTAGAGGTCTTCGCGCTCATGGGCGGGGAGGGGCCCGTCGTCAAACGCTACCGCGCGTTGCTTTCCTCGCTGCTCTACTGA
- a CDS encoding ABC transporter permease subunit: MALFLVGGPDGVAAESALRVGSKSFTESVILGEIVAQAVRAAGVPVEHQAGLGGTRLVWNALETGEIDVYPEYTGTIVEEILSGERPAAGQPSETWLRERLAARGLVLSAPLGFDNGYALAMPEGLAGRLGVRSISDLRRHPALRLGFSSEFMNRREGWPSLRERYRLPHREVRGLEHDLAYRGLASGALDVTDAYNTDPQIRRHGLRLLRDDLGHFPRYDAVLVYRADAPGRWPAAFRAIARLEGAIDTATMADLNGRAQGGGVSESAAATFFLGRRGIAASPADIGRIGRILGHTAEHLELVGVSLTLAIAVAVPLGVVAFRHPRLGQAVLAVVGVIQTIPSLALLVFMIPLLGIGAIPATVALFLYSLLPIVRNTHAGLASIPGAVRESAEALGLPPMAILRLVELPMAGGSILAGIKSAAVINVGTATLGALIGAGGLGQPILTGIRLDDVGLVLEGAVPAALLALLVQGLFDLAERALVPRGLRLTSED, from the coding sequence GTGGCGCTTTTCCTCGTCGGCGGGCCTGACGGGGTCGCCGCCGAGTCGGCCCTGCGCGTGGGATCGAAGTCGTTCACCGAATCCGTGATCCTGGGGGAGATCGTGGCGCAGGCGGTGCGCGCGGCCGGCGTCCCGGTCGAGCACCAAGCGGGTCTCGGCGGGACGCGGCTGGTGTGGAATGCGCTCGAGACGGGCGAGATCGACGTCTACCCCGAGTACACGGGCACCATCGTCGAGGAGATCTTGTCCGGCGAGCGGCCCGCCGCCGGGCAGCCGTCCGAGACGTGGCTGCGCGAGCGCCTGGCGGCGCGCGGCTTGGTGCTGTCCGCACCGCTCGGCTTCGACAACGGGTACGCCCTGGCCATGCCCGAAGGGCTTGCCGGCCGGCTCGGCGTGCGCTCGATCTCCGATCTCCGGCGGCACCCGGCGCTGCGCCTCGGTTTCAGCAGCGAGTTCATGAACCGGCGTGAGGGGTGGCCGAGCCTGCGCGAGCGCTACCGCCTGCCCCACCGCGAGGTGCGCGGGCTGGAGCACGACCTCGCTTACCGGGGACTCGCCTCGGGGGCCCTCGACGTGACCGACGCCTACAACACCGATCCCCAGATCCGCCGGCACGGGCTGCGCCTCTTGCGCGATGATCTGGGGCACTTCCCGCGCTACGACGCGGTCCTGGTGTACCGCGCGGACGCGCCGGGGCGCTGGCCGGCCGCGTTCCGGGCCATCGCTCGCCTCGAGGGTGCCATCGACACCGCGACGATGGCGGACCTCAACGGCCGCGCCCAGGGTGGCGGTGTGTCGGAGAGCGCCGCGGCGACGTTCTTTCTCGGCCGGCGCGGGATCGCGGCATCCCCCGCCGACATAGGACGGATAGGCCGGATCCTGGGGCACACGGCCGAGCACTTGGAGCTCGTCGGCGTGTCGCTGACCCTCGCGATCGCGGTGGCGGTCCCGCTCGGGGTCGTGGCCTTCCGGCACCCGCGCCTGGGTCAGGCGGTGCTCGCCGTGGTCGGCGTGATCCAGACCATCCCGTCGCTCGCGCTCCTGGTCTTCATGATCCCGCTCCTCGGGATCGGGGCCATCCCGGCCACGGTGGCGTTGTTCCTCTATAGCCTGCTCCCCATCGTGCGCAACACCCACGCGGGCCTGGCGAGCATCCCCGGCGCCGTGCGCGAGTCGGCGGAAGCGCTGGGGCTGCCGCCGATGGCGATCCTCCGGCTCGTCGAGCTGCCCATGGCAGGGGGCTCGATTCTGGCCGGCATCAAGAGCGCGGCGGTGATCAACGTGGGGACCGCCACCCTCGGGGCCCTCATCGGTGCGGGCGGGCTCGGGCAGCCCATCCTCACCGGCATCCGCCTCGACGATGTGGGGCTTGTGCTCGAGGGCGCGGTGCCTGCGGCCCTGCTCGCACTCCTCGTGCAGGGGCTTTTCGATCTCGCCGAGCGCGCCCTGGTGCCGCGCGGGCTCAGGCTCACGTCGGAGGATTGA
- a CDS encoding ATP-binding cassette domain-containing protein, translating to MLELREVSKSFGRVSVLAPTTLSVARGRSTVLIGPSGCGKSTLLRLMLGLLRPDAGSVYFRSVELAPHNVRGLRQAMGYVVQDGGLFPHLTAAGNVSLMARYLGWDAARIRGRLDGLTTLTRFPREALARYPAQLSGGQRQRVGLMRALMLDPEVLLLDEPLGSLDPLVRAELQEDLAEVFRSLGKSVVMVTHDLAEAAFFGHEIVLLRDGRIVQRGVLEDLLNAPADPFVTRFIRAQRRFDGAPP from the coding sequence ATCCTGGAGCTTCGTGAGGTCTCGAAGTCGTTCGGCAGGGTCTCGGTCCTGGCGCCGACCACGCTGTCGGTGGCACGCGGCCGGAGCACAGTCCTCATCGGTCCGAGCGGCTGCGGGAAGAGCACCCTGCTGCGCCTCATGCTGGGACTGCTCCGGCCCGACGCCGGCTCGGTCTATTTCCGCAGCGTCGAGCTCGCGCCCCACAACGTCCGCGGGCTGCGCCAGGCGATGGGCTATGTGGTACAGGACGGCGGCCTGTTTCCACACCTTACCGCCGCCGGCAACGTTTCCCTCATGGCCCGCTACCTTGGCTGGGACGCGGCCCGGATACGGGGGCGCCTCGATGGCCTCACAACCCTGACCCGCTTCCCCCGCGAGGCCCTGGCGCGCTACCCGGCACAGCTCTCCGGCGGGCAGCGACAGCGCGTCGGCCTCATGCGCGCGCTCATGCTCGACCCGGAGGTCCTGCTCCTCGATGAGCCGCTCGGGTCCCTCGATCCGCTGGTGCGGGCCGAGCTCCAGGAGGATCTCGCGGAGGTGTTCCGCTCGCTCGGCAAGTCCGTAGTCATGGTCACGCACGACCTCGCCGAGGCGGCCTTCTTCGGCCACGAGATCGTATTGTTACGTGACGGTCGGATCGTTCAGCGGGGAGTCCTCGAGGACCTGTTGAACGCGCCGGCCGATCCCTTCGTCACCCGCTTCATCCGGGCGCAGCGGCGCTTCGACGGTGCGCCCCCGTGA
- the xerC gene encoding tyrosine recombinase XerC has translation MTDDIARFLAGIGQRSPHTVSAYRRDLLALASHAAEAGLRDWAEIDAGHLSGFIATCHRRGLGGRSLQRRLSAIRAFYRYLEGAGRVGRNPAQGLRAPKAQKRLPEVLDVDQSARLMAIPGTDPLAIRDRALLELIYSSGLRVSEAVGLDLADLDLVEREVRVTGKGNKRRIVPVGRYAVKTMRSWLPVRAECTRPEERAVFVGRRGERLSVRAVQKRMYEWGIRQGLDQRVHPHMLRHSFASHLLESSGDLRAVQELLGHADIATTQVYTHLDFQHLAKVYDATHPRAGRTRDATLADPPVEQANIPQKMID, from the coding sequence ATGACGGACGACATCGCGCGCTTCCTCGCCGGGATCGGCCAGCGCTCCCCGCATACCGTCTCGGCCTATCGCCGCGATCTCCTGGCACTCGCGAGCCATGCCGCGGAGGCCGGGTTGCGTGACTGGGCGGAGATCGATGCCGGGCACCTCTCCGGGTTCATCGCGACCTGCCACCGCCGCGGCCTCGGCGGCCGCAGCCTGCAGCGCCGCCTGTCGGCGATCCGCGCCTTCTATCGATATCTCGAGGGCGCGGGCCGGGTGGGCAGGAACCCGGCACAGGGGCTGCGCGCACCCAAGGCCCAGAAGCGGCTCCCGGAGGTCCTGGACGTGGACCAGTCGGCACGCCTCATGGCCATCCCGGGGACTGATCCTCTGGCTATCCGCGACCGCGCCCTCCTGGAGCTCATCTACTCCTCGGGGCTGCGGGTCTCGGAGGCCGTAGGGCTCGACCTCGCCGACCTCGACCTGGTCGAGCGCGAGGTGCGGGTGACCGGCAAAGGGAACAAGCGGCGCATCGTCCCGGTGGGACGCTATGCCGTCAAAACGATGCGGTCCTGGCTCCCGGTGCGTGCAGAGTGCACTCGCCCCGAGGAACGCGCGGTCTTCGTCGGCCGGCGCGGCGAGCGGCTCTCGGTTCGCGCGGTGCAGAAGCGCATGTACGAATGGGGGATCCGTCAGGGACTCGACCAACGCGTCCATCCCCATATGCTCCGGCATTCCTTCGCGAGCCATCTCCTCGAGTCCTCGGGCGATCTGCGCGCCGTCCAGGAGCTTCTGGGCCACGCCGACATCGCCACCACCCAGGTCTACACCCACCTCGACTTCCAGCACCTGGCCAAGGTCTACGACGCGACCCACCCGAGGGCCGGCCGAACGCGCGACGCGACTCTCGCGGACCCGCCCGTAGAACAGGCTAACATCCCCCAGAAAATGATAGACTAA
- the dapF gene encoding diaminopimelate epimerase, translated as MQVAFTKMHGLGNDFVLLDGLAHAIDIDAAKVRRLADRRLGVGCDQVLLIEPAQGDGVAARYRVFNADGGEVGHCGNGARCVARYLKDRGHARHDAIVIEALAGLVRLDCRENGSVRVDMGPPRLMPGEVPMLLSAPAELYEVPLGTGNVRVAALSLGNPHVVLRVDAVATAPVAELGAAIATHALFPQGANVGFMEVLDAGHIQLRVFERGVGETPACGTGACAAVVAGRRQGLLGPAVDVALPGGHLWIEWAGQGQPVYMTGPATHAFEGRIEL; from the coding sequence ATGCAGGTCGCGTTCACCAAGATGCATGGCCTCGGCAACGACTTCGTGTTGCTGGATGGTTTGGCCCATGCCATCGATATCGATGCCGCAAAGGTGCGCCGGTTGGCCGATCGGCGGCTCGGCGTCGGCTGCGATCAGGTGCTCTTGATCGAGCCGGCGCAAGGTGACGGCGTCGCGGCCCGCTATCGGGTCTTCAATGCCGACGGCGGTGAGGTCGGGCACTGTGGCAACGGCGCGCGCTGCGTGGCCCGTTACCTCAAGGACCGCGGGCACGCGCGGCACGACGCCATCGTCATCGAGGCCCTCGCCGGGCTCGTCCGCTTGGATTGCCGGGAGAACGGATCGGTGCGGGTGGACATGGGTCCGCCGCGCCTCATGCCCGGCGAGGTCCCGATGCTCCTGTCGGCCCCGGCCGAGCTCTATGAGGTCCCGCTCGGGACCGGCAACGTGCGGGTCGCCGCCCTGTCGCTCGGCAACCCGCACGTGGTTCTCCGGGTAGACGCGGTCGCCACCGCGCCGGTCGCGGAGCTCGGGGCCGCCATCGCCACCCATGCGCTCTTCCCCCAGGGGGCCAACGTGGGTTTCATGGAGGTGCTGGATGCCGGGCATATTCAGCTGCGGGTCTTCGAGCGCGGGGTGGGCGAGACCCCGGCGTGCGGGACCGGCGCGTGCGCCGCGGTGGTGGCCGGCCGGCGCCAGGGGCTCTTGGGGCCGGCGGTGGATGTGGCCCTTCCCGGCGGCCACCTATGGATCGAGTGGGCGGGCCAAGGCCAGCCGGTCTACATGACCGGGCCCGCCACGCACGCCTTCGAGGGGCGCATCGAGCTGTGA
- a CDS encoding TOBE-like domain-containing protein, whose protein sequence is MNLFHGRVREGRAWIGDIAVDLEHHDGVDDVPAQVYARPHEIDVDRYPNGCGIEAVVRDVRPLGDVARIELERRDGTGSVEVKLSRERYGEARLAKGERVYLRPRNPQVFFEARGPIALAQ, encoded by the coding sequence GTGAACCTCTTCCACGGGCGGGTCCGCGAGGGCCGGGCCTGGATCGGGGACATCGCGGTCGATCTGGAACATCACGACGGCGTCGACGATGTCCCGGCCCAGGTCTACGCGCGTCCCCACGAGATCGATGTCGATCGCTATCCCAATGGCTGTGGCATCGAAGCGGTGGTCCGCGACGTGCGGCCGCTCGGGGACGTGGCGCGCATCGAGCTGGAGCGCCGGGACGGCACCGGGAGCGTTGAGGTCAAGCTCTCGCGCGAGCGTTATGGGGAGGCGCGGCTCGCCAAGGGCGAGCGCGTCTATCTCAGGCCGCGCAATCCGCAGGTATTTTTCGAAGCCCGAGGTCCGATAGCACTGGCCCAGTGA